The following are from one region of the Vitis riparia cultivar Riparia Gloire de Montpellier isolate 1030 chromosome 9, EGFV_Vit.rip_1.0, whole genome shotgun sequence genome:
- the LOC117921566 gene encoding pentatricopeptide repeat-containing protein At1g15510, chloroplastic, with translation MAVSAKIPAIHLQTNLPNPHHSKTHKPKPLNFSQNIKTRQISLRKHHEISVLNPSSITAQNPNSLILELCLKGDLEKALIHLDSMQELQVSVEEETYIALLRLCEWKRAASEGSRVHSYVSKTVTRLGVRLGNALLSMFVRFGDLVEAWYVFGKMAERDLFSWNVLVGGYAKAGYFDEALNLYHRMLWVGIRPDVYTFPCVLRTCGGLPDLARGREVHLHVIRYGFESDVDVVNALITMYVKCGDIFSARLVFDRMPRRDRISWNAMISGYFENDVCLEGLRLFFMMREFFADPDLMTMTSVISACEALGDERLGREVHGYVIKTGFVAEVSVNNSLIQMHSSVGCWDEAEMVFSKMEFKDLVSWTAMISGYEKNGLPEKAVETYTIMEHEGVVPDEITIASVLSACAGLGLLDKGIMLHEFADRTGLTSYVIVANSLIDMYSKCRCIDKALDVFHRIPNKNVISWTSIILGLRLNYRSFEALFFFQQMILSLKPNSVTLVSVLSACARIGALSCGKEIHAHALRTGLGFDGFLPNALLDMYVRCGRMEPAWNQFNSCEKDVASWNILLTGYAQQGKGGLAVELFHKMIESDVNPDEITFTSLLCACSRSGMVTDGLEYFESMEHKFHIAPNLKHYASVVDLLGRAGRLEDAYEFIKKMPIDPDPAIWGALLNACRIYQNIELGELAAQHIFEMDTKSVGYYILLCNLYADSGKWDEVARVRKIMRENRLTVDPGCSWVEVAGQVHAFLTGDDFHPQIKEINAVLEGFYEKMEATGLSMSKDSRRDDIDASKAEIFCGHSERLAIAFGLINTVPGTPIWVTKNLYMCENCHNTVKFISKVVRRGISVRDTEQFHHFKDGVCSCGDEGYWGKT, from the coding sequence ATGGCTGTTTCTGCTAAAATCCCCGCAATTCATCTCCAGACTAACCTCCCCAATCCTCATCACTCCAAAACCCACAAACCCAAACCCCTAAATTTCTCTCAAAATATCAAAACCCGCCAAATTTCCCTAAGAAAACACCACGAAATCTCAGTCCTCAACCCCAGCTCCATCACTGCCCAAAACCCGAACTCACTTATCTTGGAACTCTGCCTTAAAGGGGACTTAGAGAAAGCTTTAATCCACTTAGATTCAATGCAAGAACTTCAAGTTTCTGTCGAAGAAGAAACTTATATTGCCTTATTGAGGCTCTGTGAGTGGAAGAGAGCTGCCAGTGAAGGCTCGAGGGTTCACTCGTACGTGAGTAAAACAGTAACCCGTTTGGGGGTTAGACTCGGTAATGCGTTATTGAGTATGTTTGTGAGATTTGGTGATTTAGTTGAAGCGTGGTATGTGTTTGGGAAAATGGCCGAGAGGGATTTGTTTTCTTGGAATGTTTTGGTGGGTGGGTATGCAAAAGCTGGGTATTTTGACGAAGCTTTGAATTTGTATCATAGGATGTTGTGGGTGGGGATTAGGCCTGATGTGTACACGTTTCCTTGTGTTTTGAGGACTTGCGGGGGTTTGCCAGACTTGGCGAGGGGTAGGGAGGTTCATTTGCATGTAATTAGATATGGGTTCGAGTCAGATGTAGATGTGGTTAACGCTTTGATAACTATGTACGTGAAGTGTGGAGATATTTTTAGTGCAAGGTTGGTGTTTGATAGAATGCCCAGGAGGGATCGGATATCATGGAATGCGATGATTTCAGGGTACTTTGAGAATGATGTTTGCTTGGAAGGATTGAGATTGTTCTTTATGATGCGTGAATTTTTCGCTGATCCGGATTTGATGACAATGACCAGTGTGATCTCGGCCTGTGAGGCTCTTGGTGATGAGAGATTAGGGAGGGAAGTTCATGGGTATGTGATCAAAACTGGGTTTGTTGCTGAAGTTTCGGTAAATAATTCATTGATTCAAATGCATTCAAGTGTTGGGTGTTGGGATGAAGCAGAAATGGTTTTTTCTAAAATGGAGTTTAAAGATTTGGTATCATGGACGGCAATGATTTCAGGTTATGAGAAGAATGGGTTGCCTGAAAAAGCTGTGGAAACATACACAATCATGGAGCACGAGGGGGTTGTGCCAGATGAGATCACAATAGCCAGTGTTCTTTCTGCTTGTGCTGGTTTAGGCCTTTTAGACAAGGGTATTATGCTTCATGAGTTTGCTGATAGGACTGGACTTACTTCTTATGTCATAGTTGCAAACAGCCTTATAGATATGTATTCCAAGTGTCGATGCATTGATAAGGCTTTGGACGTGTTTCATCGTATTCCTAACAAGAACGTGATATCTTGGACTTCGATCATTCTTGGGCTTCGGCTCAACTATCGGAGCTTTGAggctctgtttttctttcagCAAATGATACTCAGTTTAAAACCCAATTCTGTTACCTTAGTTTCTGTCCTGTCTGCATGTGCTAGGATAGGAGCTTTGTCATGTGGAAAAGAGATTCATGCTCATGCATTAAGAACTGGATTGGGGTTTGATGGTTTTTTACCCAATGCTCTTCTAGACATGTATGTAAGGTGTGGAAGGATGGAACCTGCATGGAACCAGTTTAATTCATGTGAAAAGGATGTTGCTTCATGGAACATTCTGCTTACAGGCTATGCCCAGCAGGGGAAAGGAGGACTCGCTGTGGAGctatttcataaaatgatcGAGTCAGATGTCAATCCCGATGAGATTACATTTACTTCCCTATTATGTGCTTGTAGTAGATCTGGAATGGTGACTGATGGCTTGGAATATTTTGAAAGCATGGAACATAAGTTCCATATTGCCCCAAATCTGAAACATTATGCCAGTGTGGTGGATTTACTTGGCCGTGCAGGCCGGTTGGAGGATGCATACGAGTTTATAAAGAAAATGCCCATAGATCCAGATCCTGCCATTTGGGGAGCCTTATTAAATGCATGTAGGATTTACCAGAACATTGAGCTTGGGGAACTCGCAGCTCAACATATCTTTGAAATGGATACAAAAAGTGTTGGCTATTACATTCTCTTGTGTAATCTTTATGCTGACAGTGGTAAGTGGGATGAAGTAGCCAGGGTGAGAAAGATAATGAGAGAAAACAGGCTAACTGTTGATCCTGGGTGCAGTTGGGTAGAAGTAGCAGGACAAGTTCATGCTTTCCTTACTGGTGATGATTTTCACCCTCAGataaaggaaataaatgcaGTTTTGGAGGGGTTTTATGAGAAGATGGAGGCAACAGGTCTGAGTATGTCAAAGGACAGTCGTAGAGATGATATTGATGCTTCAAAAGCTGAAATTTTTTGTGGGCACAGCGAGAGACTGGCCATTGCGTTTGGGCTCATAAATACTGTCCCTGGTACCCCTATTTGGGTGACAAAGAATCTTTACATGTGTGAAAATTGCCATAACACCGTCAAATTCATTTCCAAGGTTGTTCGGAGGGGGATTTCAGTTAGGGATACCGAACAATTTCACCATTTCAAGGATGGAGTCTGCTCTTGTGGTGACGAGGGTTACTGGGGAAAAACTTGA
- the LOC117922077 gene encoding plastidic ATP/ADP-transporter-like has translation MEAVLQTKGLLSLPSNPKFRVFNSQQGLRQRLFVQKPKTLGGLSLPLNGFQKFQGFVAKPHDFCRQNRGFICRAEAAAAADGQSLFAEPEKPKFLGIETATFKKIVPLGLMFFCILFNYTILRDTKDVLVVTAPGSSAEIIPFLKTWVNLPMAIGFMLLYTKLANVLSKQALFYTVIVPFIAFFGAFGFVLYPLSNFFHPTALADKLLAALGPRFLGPLAILRIWSFCLFYVMAELWGSVVVSVLFWGFANQITTIEEAKRFYPLFGLGANVALIFSGRTVKYFSNLRQNLGPGVDGWAISLKGMMSIVVLMGLAICFIYWWVNKSVPLPTRSKKKKEKVRLGTMESLKFLVSSRYIRDLATLVVAYGISINLVEVTWKSKLKAQFPSPNEYSSFMGDFSTATGIATFTMMLLSQWIFNKYGWGAAAKITPTVLLLTGVGFFSLVLFGDPFAPALAKFGFTPLLAAVYVGAMQNIFSKSAKYSLFDPCKEMAYIPLDEDTKVKGKAAIDVVCNPLGKSGGALIQQFMILTFGSLANSTPYLGGILMVIVVAWLAAAKSLDTQFTALRREEELEKEMEIATVKIPVVAQDESGNGSLASDPALNPAGGDSSSSSSETTPRNI, from the exons ATGGAAGCTGTTTTGCAGACCAAAGGGTTGCTCTCTCTGCCCTCAAACCCGAAATTCAGGGTGTTCAATTCACAGCAAGGGCTAAGGCAGAGGCTTTTCGttcaaaaacccaaaacccttgGTGGGTTATCTCTACCTCTTAATGGGTTTCAGAAATTTCAAGGGTTTGTGGCAAAACCACATGACTTTTGCAGACAAAATAGAGGCTTTATCTGCAGGGCTGAGGCGGCCGCTGCAGCTGATGGGCAATCGTTGTTTGCAGAGCCAGAGAAGCCCAAGTTCTTGGGTATTGAGACTGCGACCTTTAAGAAGATCGTACCACTTGGGTTGATGTTCTTTTGTATCCTTTTCAACTATACTATTCTTAGGGATACAAAGGATGTTTTGGTTGTGACAGCTCCGGGGAGTAGCGCTGAGATTATACCATTCTTGAAGACTTGGGTGAACTTGCCTATGGCTATTGGGTTCATGTTGCTGTACACAAAATTGGCTAATGTTTTGTCCAAGCAGGCTCTATTCTATACCGTCATCGTCCCCTTTATCGCCTTCTTTGGGGCATTTGGATTTGTTCTCTATCCTCTCAGCAATTTTTTCCATCCCACAGCGCTTGCTGATAAGCTTCTTGCTGCTCTGGGTCCGAGGTTCCTCGGCCCACTCGCAATTTTGAGGATCTGGAGTTTCTGTTTGTTCTATGTCATGGCTGAGCTTTGGGGAAGTGTGGTGGTTTCAGTTCTGTTTTGGGGTTTTGCCAATCAG ATAACTACCATTGAGGAAGCTAAAAGATTCTACCCTCTGTTTGGACTTGGAGCCAATGTTGCCCTTATTTTCTCAGGCCGAACAGTGAAGTACTTCTCTAATCTGAGACAAAATTTGGGTCCTGGAGTAGATGGTTGGGCCATCTCCCTGAAAGGAATGATGAGCATTGTGGTGCTGATGGGGCTCGCAATCTGTTTCATTTATTGGTGGGTGAATAAGTCTGTTCCTCTTCCGACCCGTAGCAAGAAGAAGAAG GAGAAGGTCAGGTTGGGGACAATGGAGAGTTTAAAGTTCTTAGTGTCTTCCAGATACATCAGGGATCTTGCCACTTTGGTGGTTGCATATGGCATCAGCATCAACCTTGTGGAGGTTACATGGAAATCAAAGCTCAAAGCTCAG TTTCCTAGCCCGAATGAATACTCATCCTTTATGGGTGACTTCTCAACTGCCACTGGAATAGCAACTTTCACAATGATGCTGCTAAGTCAATGGATATTTAACAAATACGGATGGGGAGCTGCAGCGAAGATCACACCCACAGTCCTCCTCCTCACAGGAGTTGGCTTCTTTTCTCTGGTTTTGTTTGGGGACCCCTTTGCACCTGCTCTTGCAAAGTTTGGATTCACTCCTCTTCTTGCAGCAGTATATGTTGGTGCCATGCAAAATATTTTCAGCAAGAGTGCCAAGTACAGTTTATTTGATCCCTGCAAAGAAATGGCCTATATTCCTTTGGACGAGGACACCAAG GTTAAAGGGAAGGCAGCCATTGATGTTGTTTGCAATCCGTTGGGGAAGTCTGGAGGTGCTTTGATTCAGCAGTTCATGATCTTAACCTTTGGGTCACTAGCGAATTCAACTCCTTACCTTGGAGGGATACTCATGGTGATCGTTGTTGCCTGGTTAGCAGCAGCAAAGTCTCTTGATACCCAGTTTACAGCACTGCGTCGGGAGGAAGAGCTCGAGAAGGAGATGGAAATAGCAACTGTCAAGATCCCAGTTGTAGCTCAAGATGAATCTGGAAATGGTTCTCTTGCAAGTGATCCAGCTCTAAATCCTGCAGGGGGCGACTCGTCAAGCAGTTCATCAGAGACAACTCCTCGCAACATCTAG
- the LOC117921583 gene encoding coleoptile phototropism protein 1: MKKLALPESITLAGKGPIFAAECWLDDACILDMDYFVKTLSGIKAKGVRPDLIGSIIAHYASKWLPELLTDDEKGLTIFEESPESATTSWMKKRFFVETLVGILPPEKDSIPCNFLLRLLRTANMVGVEPTYRAELESRISWQLDQASLKELMIPSFCHTCATLLDVELVMRLVKRFVNMDDAAKSGAALIKVAKLIDSYLAEAAVDSNLTLQEFASLAGALPSHARSTDDGLYRAIDTYLKAHPGVSKQDRKVLCRIIDSRKLSPEASFHAAHNERLPVRAVIQVLLSEQTKLTRQLDWSGSFSGTRSPKPGVLEHPSRCPSKREISSQQAEIRRLREEVRRLQGQCSAMQGQIERLLEKKKGLFKWKKLVMPSFRSTGVDAGSIGEKIQGREEGEGEAAFGQQTPLDFKITKTRLVRGKTPPKWRNSLS; the protein is encoded by the exons ATGAAGAAGCTAGCCTTGCCGGAATCCATCACTCTAGCCGGAAAGGGGCCGATATTTGCAGCCGAATGCTGGCTCGATGACGCATGTATCCTCGACATGGACTACTTTGTCAAGACTCTCTCTGGAATTAAGGCCAAGGGCGTTCGACCTGACCTAATTGGTTCGATCATAGCACACTATGCTTCTAAGTGGCTTCCGGAATTATTAACCGATGACGAAAAGGGGCTAACGATCTTTGAGGAGTCACCGGAGAGTGCTACTACTTCATGGATGAAGAAAAGGTTTTTTGTCGAAACGCTAGTGGGAATTCTCCCTCCAGAGAAGGACTCCATTCCGTGCAACTTCCTTCTGAGGCTGCTCCGGACGGCTAACATGGTTGGGGTTGAGCCAACATATCGCGCTGAGCTAGAGAGCCGGATATCATGGCAGCTCGACCAAGCTTCACTGAAGGAGCTGATGATTCCTTCCTTTTGCCACACCTGTGCGACTTTACTGGATGTTGAGCTTGTCATGAGATTGGTGAAGAGGTTTGTGAACATGGATGATGCTGCTAAGAGTGGAGCTGCCCTCATTAAAGTTGCGAAGCTCATCGACTCCTACCTTGCAGAGGCTGCCGTTGATTCCAATTTGACATTGCAGGAGTTTGCCTCTCTTGCCGGTGCTCTCCCCAGCCACGCCCGATCAACAGACGATGGGTTATACCGGGCTATCGATACTTATCTCAAA GCACATCCCGGGGTGTCCAAGCAAGATAGAAAGGTACTTTGCAGGATAATAGACAGCCGAAAACTCTCGCCGGAGGCCTCTTTCCATGCAGCTCACAATGAACGTTTGCCGGTCCGAGCAGTGATCCAAGTGCTCCTCTCAGAGCAAACCAAGCTCACCCGGCAGCTAGACTGGAGCGGTTCCTTCAGTGGAACCCGAAGCCCCAAGCCTGGAGTACTTGAGCATCCATCTAGGTGTCCCTCCAAGCGCGAAATATCGTCTCAACAGGCGGAGATAAGGAGGTTGAGAGAGGAAGTTAGGAGGCTTCAAGGGCAGTGCAGTGCGATGCAGGGACAGATAGAGAGGTtgttggagaagaagaaggGGTTGTTCAAGTGGAAGAAGTTGGTAATGCCTTCATTCAGATCTACTGGGGTCGATGCTGGAAGCATTGGGGAGAAGATCCAAGgaagagaagaaggagaaggagaggCTGCATTTGGGCAGCAAACGCCTCTGGATTTCAAGATCACGAAGACAAGGCTGGTTCGAGGAAAAACTCCTCCCAAGTGGAGGAATTCCTTGTCTTGA